In Bacillus cereus ATCC 14579, a single window of DNA contains:
- a CDS encoding diglucosyl diacylglycerol synthase: MIKNPKVLILTAHYGNGHVQVAKTLEQTFRQKGIEDVIVCDLFGESHPFITDITKYLYLKSYTIGKELYRLFYYGVEKIYDKKIASWYANFGRKRLKTLLQVEKPDIVINTFPIIAVPELKKQTGISIPVYNVLTDFCVHKIWIHREVDRYFVATDHVKELMVDIGVPAEQIVETGIPIRSSFELKVNPEIIYTKYQLCKNKKILLIVAGAHGVLGNVKELCQSFMSVPNLQVVVVCGKNEALKQDLLSLQKQNSDALKVFGYVENIDELFRVTSCMITKPGGITLSEAAALQVPVILYKPVPGQENENAMYFERKGAAVVIRDDSEVFAKTEALLQDDVKLLQMKEAMKSIYLPEPAGHIVDAILAENHAEPRHIPIKSPALAQSFT, from the coding sequence TTGATAAAAAACCCCAAGGTTTTAATATTAACTGCACATTACGGTAATGGTCATGTGCAAGTAGCAAAAACATTAGAACAAACATTTCGCCAAAAAGGAATTGAAGATGTTATTGTATGCGACTTGTTTGGAGAATCACATCCATTTATAACTGACATTACAAAATATCTATATTTAAAAAGTTATACAATAGGAAAAGAATTATATCGTTTGTTTTATTACGGGGTAGAAAAAATTTATGATAAGAAAATAGCATCTTGGTATGCGAACTTTGGAAGAAAACGTTTGAAAACACTATTACAGGTGGAGAAACCAGATATTGTAATTAATACATTTCCAATTATCGCTGTACCAGAATTGAAGAAACAAACAGGTATTTCAATTCCTGTCTATAACGTATTAACGGATTTTTGCGTGCACAAAATATGGATTCATCGAGAAGTAGATCGTTATTTTGTTGCAACGGATCATGTGAAAGAATTGATGGTTGATATCGGTGTACCTGCGGAACAAATTGTTGAAACAGGAATTCCAATTCGGAGTAGTTTTGAGTTAAAGGTAAATCCAGAAATCATATATACTAAATATCAGTTATGTAAGAATAAAAAGATTTTACTAATTGTAGCAGGTGCTCATGGGGTATTAGGAAATGTAAAAGAACTATGCCAATCATTTATGTCAGTGCCTAATTTACAAGTAGTTGTTGTTTGTGGGAAAAATGAAGCTTTAAAACAGGATTTATTAAGTTTACAGAAGCAAAATTCCGATGCATTAAAAGTGTTTGGGTATGTTGAAAATATTGATGAATTATTCCGTGTTACTTCTTGTATGATTACGAAGCCAGGCGGAATAACATTAAGTGAAGCAGCAGCGTTGCAAGTACCTGTCATTTTATATAAGCCTGTTCCAGGACAAGAAAATGAAAATGCGATGTACTTTGAAAGAAAGGGAGCAGCAGTTGTCATTCGCGATGATAGTGAGGTTTTTGCAAAAACAGAGGCATTATTACAAGATGATGTGAAGCTTCTTCAAATGAAAGAAGCAATGAAAAGCATCTATCTTCCAGAGCCAGCTGGTCATATTGTAGATGCAATTTTGGCAGAAAATCATGCAGAACCGCGTCATATACCTATTAAATCACCTGCTCTTGCACAATCTTTTACTTAA
- a CDS encoding YfhE family protein, which produces MDKKKRDKAKNTLSSTQEVLYQREFQKADRAAGYRSKSI; this is translated from the coding sequence ATGGATAAAAAGAAACGTGATAAAGCAAAAAACACATTATCTAGTACACAAGAAGTTCTCTATCAACGCGAATTTCAAAAAGCAGATCGTGCAGCAGGATATCGCTCGAAAAGCATTTAA
- a CDS encoding GNAT family N-acetyltransferase, translating to MLKKRDLHDSHVLYELMVDPAVFPFVRQKAYSYEEYLFLTKQTIEAEERGELISRTILDEWGNPIGTITLFDVQEKAGFLGTWLGKPYHGKGYNKLAKDSFFSELFYELDIETIFMRIRKINIRSIKAAEKLQYVNLANETRKAVYDEINANEEVYNLYEIPKDQYTLATMRDTTFQDAHQLKEA from the coding sequence ATGTTGAAAAAACGCGACTTACACGACAGCCACGTTCTATACGAGTTAATGGTGGATCCAGCTGTCTTCCCTTTTGTGCGTCAAAAGGCTTATTCTTATGAAGAATATTTATTCTTAACAAAACAAACGATTGAAGCTGAAGAGCGTGGTGAATTAATTTCACGCACAATTTTAGATGAATGGGGTAACCCTATCGGAACAATTACTTTATTTGATGTGCAAGAAAAAGCTGGATTTCTCGGGACATGGCTTGGTAAACCATATCATGGAAAAGGCTATAATAAATTGGCAAAAGATTCATTTTTTAGTGAACTTTTCTATGAATTAGATATTGAAACAATTTTCATGCGTATTCGTAAAATAAATATTCGTTCTATTAAAGCTGCAGAAAAACTGCAATATGTGAATCTAGCAAACGAAACAAGAAAAGCCGTATATGATGAAATTAACGCAAACGAAGAAGTATATAACTTATATGAAATTCCAAAAGATCAATACACACTTGCTACAATGCGAGATACAACCTTCCAAGATGCTCATCAATTAAAAGAAGCATAA
- a CDS encoding amidohydrolase, whose product MKILLKQAIVYPITSQKFQGDVLVTGERITEVKPFIQPTQDMTVIDARALHLLPGFIDVHTHLGLYDEGTGWAGNDANETSEVSTPHIRSLDGIHPLDIAFQDAVQNGITTVHVMPGSQNIIGGTTCVIKTAGTCIDHMIIQEPAGLKIAFGENPKKVHSNGTKESITRMGIMGLLRESFYEAQHYGHEADFRMLPILKALRREIPVRIHAHRADDISSALRFATEFNLDLRIEHCTEGHFLVEELSKHNLKVSVGPTLTRRSKIELKNKTWDTYHILSKNGVEVSITTDHPYTPIQYLNICAAVAVREGLDEKTALEGITIFPARNLRLEDRIGSIEVGKDADLVLWTHHPFHYLAKPVLTMIDGKIIYKKNKKN is encoded by the coding sequence ATGAAAATATTGCTCAAACAAGCCATTGTATACCCTATTACATCTCAAAAGTTTCAAGGCGATGTACTCGTTACAGGAGAGCGAATTACCGAGGTCAAACCTTTTATTCAACCTACTCAAGATATGACCGTTATAGATGCACGAGCACTCCATCTCTTACCTGGCTTTATTGATGTCCATACTCACCTTGGTCTCTATGATGAAGGCACTGGTTGGGCTGGAAATGATGCCAATGAAACATCTGAAGTTTCAACACCACATATTCGTTCTTTAGATGGAATCCACCCTTTGGATATCGCCTTTCAAGACGCTGTACAAAACGGAATTACAACCGTCCACGTTATGCCTGGCAGTCAAAATATTATCGGGGGGACTACTTGTGTAATAAAAACAGCTGGAACTTGTATTGATCATATGATTATTCAAGAACCTGCTGGTTTAAAGATTGCCTTTGGAGAAAATCCTAAAAAAGTCCATAGTAATGGAACAAAAGAATCCATTACACGTATGGGGATTATGGGGTTACTTCGGGAATCATTCTATGAAGCACAACACTACGGGCACGAAGCTGATTTTCGAATGCTTCCTATTTTAAAAGCATTACGTCGTGAAATACCCGTACGTATCCACGCTCACCGAGCAGATGATATTAGTTCTGCGCTACGCTTTGCAACGGAATTCAACCTCGATCTACGTATTGAACATTGTACAGAAGGACACTTTCTTGTTGAAGAGCTTTCGAAACATAATTTGAAGGTTTCAGTTGGTCCCACTCTGACACGTCGTTCTAAAATCGAACTAAAAAACAAGACATGGGATACTTACCATATATTATCTAAAAATGGTGTGGAAGTTTCTATAACAACAGATCATCCTTATACACCCATTCAATATTTAAATATTTGTGCCGCTGTCGCAGTAAGAGAAGGATTAGACGAGAAAACAGCACTAGAAGGAATTACCATATTCCCAGCGCGAAATTTGCGTTTAGAGGATAGAATTGGAAGCATCGAGGTTGGAAAAGACGCCGATCTCGTGTTATGGACTCATCATCCTTTCCATTATTTAGCCAAGCCTGTACTAACTATGATTGATGGAAAAATAATTTACAAAAAAAATAAAAAAAACTAG
- a CDS encoding TIGR01777 family oxidoreductase, with protein MKIAISGGTGFIGKSLSTFFIQKGYTVYILTRKKTTETSDPNLQYVQWTPDLQTFPLSSIDVVINLAGESINSRWTKQQKKAILNSRIQTTKGLIKQLQGLHTKPHTFINASAIGYYGTSEIESFTEQHETPGNDFLANTVYSWEQEASKARSLGIRTIYARFGVVLGANGGALPKMLLPYQFYIGGTIGSGKQWLSWIHIDDVVRMMDFIIHKKEIDGPLNMTAPTPIRMKEFGENIATIMNKPHWLPVPSFIIQTLLGEMSILVLEGQRVLPIKAIEHGYQYTFPAIDHALQNILSHTM; from the coding sequence GTGAAAATCGCAATTTCTGGTGGTACAGGCTTTATCGGTAAATCCCTTTCTACTTTTTTTATTCAAAAAGGATATACTGTTTACATTCTCACACGAAAAAAAACTACTGAAACTTCCGACCCTAACCTTCAGTATGTTCAATGGACACCAGATTTACAAACCTTCCCCCTCTCTTCTATTGATGTAGTTATTAATCTAGCCGGAGAGTCTATTAATAGTAGATGGACAAAGCAACAAAAGAAAGCCATTTTAAACAGTAGAATTCAAACAACAAAAGGACTCATTAAACAATTGCAGGGACTCCATACAAAGCCACACACATTTATTAACGCAAGTGCTATTGGATACTACGGAACATCTGAAATAGAGTCTTTTACAGAACAGCATGAGACTCCTGGAAATGACTTTTTAGCAAATACAGTATATTCATGGGAACAAGAAGCATCTAAAGCACGTTCTCTCGGAATACGAACAATCTACGCAAGATTTGGAGTCGTATTAGGTGCAAATGGAGGAGCTCTTCCAAAAATGCTACTTCCCTATCAATTCTATATCGGCGGCACCATTGGTTCTGGGAAGCAATGGTTATCATGGATTCATATAGACGACGTCGTTCGTATGATGGATTTCATCATACACAAAAAAGAAATTGATGGTCCTCTTAATATGACAGCACCAACACCCATAAGAATGAAGGAATTTGGAGAAAACATTGCAACTATAATGAACAAGCCTCATTGGTTGCCTGTACCTTCATTTATCATTCAAACTTTATTAGGTGAAATGAGCATACTTGTACTAGAAGGGCAACGTGTATTACCCATTAAGGCAATTGAACATGGATACCAATACACATTTCCGGCAATAGACCATGCATTACAAAATATACTTTCGCATACAATGTAG
- the recX gene encoding recombination regulator RecX, protein MAVITKIEVQKRSKERFNIYIDKGQGEEYGFSVDQVILIKHGLQKGLEIDEIELGNILYNEEVQKAYLQAISYLSYQMRTKQEIEDFLRKKEVGQAIISEVVSKLLHDRYINDKEYAVLYTRTQSNVNRKGPTVIKRELLNKGVQDLIITHSLQEYPKEKQIENALFLIEKKKKSYQKHSFLQMKLKLDEMLVRKGYSREVIQICLEELKDEKDDEKQQEALHYHGNKYYEKYKKHDGWTFENKMKQALYRKGFSIDEIEIFLQMKREEE, encoded by the coding sequence ATGGCTGTCATTACAAAAATAGAAGTACAAAAACGATCGAAAGAACGATTTAATATTTATATTGATAAAGGTCAAGGCGAAGAGTACGGATTTAGTGTGGATCAAGTAATCTTAATAAAACATGGATTACAAAAGGGCTTAGAAATTGATGAAATCGAGTTAGGGAATATTTTGTACAATGAAGAAGTACAAAAAGCATATTTACAAGCAATCTCCTATTTATCCTATCAAATGAGAACAAAACAAGAAATAGAAGATTTTTTACGAAAAAAAGAAGTGGGACAGGCCATCATCTCTGAAGTCGTTTCGAAATTATTACATGACCGATATATTAATGATAAAGAGTATGCTGTTTTATATACGCGAACGCAAAGTAATGTGAATCGAAAAGGTCCAACTGTTATTAAAAGAGAGTTATTAAATAAAGGTGTTCAGGATTTAATTATTACACATAGTTTACAAGAATATCCGAAGGAAAAGCAAATTGAGAATGCCTTGTTTCTCATAGAGAAGAAGAAAAAATCTTATCAAAAACATTCTTTTTTACAAATGAAACTAAAGTTAGATGAGATGCTTGTTCGAAAAGGATATTCTAGAGAAGTAATTCAAATTTGTTTGGAAGAATTGAAAGACGAAAAAGATGACGAAAAGCAACAAGAAGCGTTACACTATCATGGGAATAAATATTATGAGAAATATAAGAAGCATGATGGATGGACATTTGAAAACAAGATGAAACAAGCGTTATATCGAAAAGGATTCTCTATTGATGAAATCGAGATATTTTTGCAAATGAAACGCGAAGAGGAATGA
- a CDS encoding YfhH family protein yields the protein MNMPKRYSEMTPHELREEIGALKEQAVKAEQLGIVNEFDVLMRKMAMARAYMTDINKFHIGETYELVEEPGVLFKITYFNGVFAWGYKQNDNEEIGIPISLLQEK from the coding sequence ATGAATATGCCAAAACGCTACAGTGAAATGACACCGCATGAGCTAAGGGAAGAAATTGGCGCTTTGAAGGAGCAAGCAGTAAAAGCTGAGCAACTTGGGATTGTCAATGAATTTGATGTATTAATGAGAAAAATGGCAATGGCTCGTGCTTATATGACGGATATAAACAAGTTCCATATTGGTGAAACATATGAATTAGTAGAAGAACCTGGTGTATTATTTAAAATTACGTATTTCAATGGGGTATTTGCTTGGGGATATAAGCAAAATGATAATGAAGAGATTGGCATACCAATTTCCTTATTGCAAGAAAAATAA
- a CDS encoding YpzG family protein: MSYRDRLDSRSELFNHTWTRPKHAKAQVNGQTQQTQSLIILANECKKRQF, translated from the coding sequence ATGAGCTACCGTGATCGCTTAGATAGTCGTTCTGAATTATTTAACCATACGTGGACTCGTCCAAAACATGCGAAAGCGCAAGTTAACGGACAGACGCAACAAACCCAGTCTCTCATTATATTGGCAAATGAATGTAAAAAACGCCAATTTTAG
- a CDS encoding small, acid-soluble spore protein K → MGKQAEFWSESKNNSKIDGQPKAKSRFASKRPNGTINTHPQERMRAANQQEE, encoded by the coding sequence ATGGGTAAACAAGCCGAATTTTGGTCTGAGTCAAAAAACAACAGCAAAATCGACGGTCAACCGAAAGCGAAATCACGCTTCGCTTCGAAACGACCTAACGGCACAATTAACACGCACCCACAAGAACGTATGCGTGCTGCAAATCAGCAGGAAGAGTAG
- a CDS encoding YfhJ family protein, whose translation MNDIYETLTKELLDKNDKLSYAQARAWVELLWEDFQTTYAKSGRYQGDEMTEQVVRSWINNHGVRLHEMRTNNPKYSHLINQEDHLKH comes from the coding sequence ATGAATGATATTTATGAAACATTAACGAAAGAATTATTAGACAAGAATGACAAGCTTTCTTACGCACAAGCTCGTGCGTGGGTTGAGTTACTATGGGAAGATTTTCAAACAACTTATGCAAAATCAGGTCGTTATCAAGGCGATGAAATGACGGAACAAGTGGTACGATCATGGATTAATAATCATGGTGTACGCCTTCATGAAATGCGGACAAATAATCCGAAGTATAGTCATTTAATTAATCAAGAAGATCATTTGAAACATTAA
- a CDS encoding metal-dependent hydrolase, giving the protein MDTATHLVMGITLGSLATLDPAIAQSDIGPQAVMLATIAGSNIPDIDTVLKLRNNAKYIRNHRGITHSIPAVILWSFLISGISFAFFSEAPYLHLLLWSFIAVFLHVFVDIFNAYGTQALRPFTKKWVALGIINTFDTVIFFIHILAIACMLVGSHKGYTALAAYILMIVYYIGRIMMHRNIRSVVHKRFKNVEKIIISPSYRFYHYHLAVVTADYYYVARWHRGNIMIYDKFDRVPFPDNNIMRAAKQDENISAFLSFSPVYRWDIFDHDHYYEVRFIDLRYRSKDYYPFVAIVQLDHNLNIINSYTGWIFSEEKLRKKLELLPH; this is encoded by the coding sequence ATGGACACAGCCACTCACCTTGTTATGGGTATCACTTTAGGTAGCTTAGCAACATTAGATCCAGCCATAGCACAAAGTGATATTGGCCCCCAAGCTGTTATGCTTGCTACAATTGCTGGTTCCAACATTCCTGACATTGACACAGTTCTAAAATTGCGTAATAACGCTAAATATATAAGAAATCATCGTGGGATTACTCATTCTATTCCAGCGGTAATTCTTTGGTCATTCCTTATAAGTGGCATCTCTTTCGCCTTCTTTTCAGAAGCTCCATATCTTCATCTACTACTTTGGTCATTTATTGCCGTCTTTCTTCACGTCTTTGTAGATATTTTCAACGCCTATGGTACACAAGCATTACGACCTTTCACAAAAAAATGGGTCGCACTTGGCATAATTAATACATTCGATACCGTAATTTTCTTTATCCATATACTTGCAATTGCTTGCATGCTCGTCGGTTCTCATAAGGGATATACAGCTTTAGCGGCATATATATTAATGATTGTTTACTATATCGGACGGATTATGATGCACAGAAATATAAGAAGCGTTGTACACAAACGTTTCAAAAATGTCGAAAAGATTATCATTTCTCCTTCTTACCGATTTTATCATTACCATTTAGCAGTCGTTACGGCTGATTATTACTACGTTGCGAGATGGCACCGTGGTAACATCATGATATATGACAAGTTCGATCGGGTACCGTTCCCAGACAACAATATTATGCGAGCAGCTAAACAAGATGAAAACATCTCAGCCTTCCTATCTTTCTCTCCTGTATATCGCTGGGATATTTTTGATCATGACCATTATTATGAAGTACGATTCATTGATTTACGATATCGAAGTAAAGATTATTATCCATTTGTTGCAATCGTTCAGCTCGACCACAATTTAAATATTATTAATTCCTATACAGGATGGATCTTTAGTGAAGAAAAGCTTCGAAAAAAACTGGAATTACTTCCACATTAA
- the mutY gene encoding A/G-specific adenine glycosylase yields the protein MTLEILNNFNIEQFQNDLIGWFEEEQRDLPWRKNKDPYRVWVSEIMLQQTRVEAVKPYYANFMGKFPTLEALANADDEEVLKAWEGLGYYSRARNLHAAVKEVKEVYGGVVPSDVKKIEKLKGVGPYTKGAILSIAYGIPEPAVDGNVMRVLSRILSVWDDIAKPKTRKVFEEIVREIISVENPSYFNQGLMELGALICIPKNPSCLLCPVREHCRGYAEGVQKELPVKSKAKAPKMVPIVAGVLQTEDGRYVINKRPSTGLLANMWEFPNAELGEGIRNQKEQLIDYMKEKFELEVSIDEYAMNVQHTFTHRTWDIFVFYGKVTGNIVDTDTLKFVSKEVFEQLPFSKSHRTIYENCVEKITMQ from the coding sequence TTGACACTTGAAATACTAAACAATTTTAATATAGAGCAGTTTCAAAATGATTTAATTGGTTGGTTTGAAGAAGAACAGCGTGACTTACCGTGGAGAAAGAATAAAGATCCATACCGTGTTTGGGTTTCTGAAATTATGTTGCAGCAAACAAGAGTAGAAGCTGTAAAACCATATTACGCAAATTTTATGGGGAAGTTTCCTACACTTGAAGCGTTAGCGAACGCAGATGATGAAGAAGTATTAAAAGCATGGGAAGGTTTAGGATATTATTCTAGAGCACGTAATTTACATGCGGCAGTAAAAGAGGTAAAAGAAGTATACGGCGGGGTTGTACCAAGTGATGTAAAGAAAATTGAAAAGTTAAAAGGAGTAGGACCATATACAAAAGGTGCTATTTTAAGTATCGCATATGGTATACCAGAGCCGGCAGTTGATGGAAATGTTATGCGTGTATTATCTCGTATTTTATCAGTATGGGATGATATTGCAAAACCAAAGACTCGAAAAGTTTTTGAAGAGATTGTGCGTGAAATTATTTCAGTAGAAAACCCATCTTATTTTAATCAAGGATTGATGGAATTAGGTGCATTGATTTGTATTCCTAAAAATCCATCGTGCTTACTTTGTCCTGTGCGTGAGCATTGCAGAGGATATGCTGAAGGTGTTCAAAAAGAATTACCAGTAAAAAGTAAAGCGAAAGCTCCTAAAATGGTACCTATTGTTGCAGGCGTACTTCAAACTGAAGACGGTCGTTACGTTATTAATAAACGTCCAAGTACAGGTTTGTTAGCTAACATGTGGGAGTTTCCTAATGCTGAACTTGGAGAAGGTATTCGAAATCAGAAGGAACAGCTTATAGATTATATGAAAGAAAAATTTGAGCTCGAGGTTTCTATTGATGAATACGCAATGAATGTACAACATACGTTTACACATCGTACTTGGGATATATTTGTATTTTACGGAAAAGTAACCGGTAATATTGTTGATACAGATACATTAAAATTTGTATCGAAAGAGGTATTTGAGCAATTACCTTTCTCAAAATCACACCGTACTATTTATGAAAATTGTGTGGAGAAAATTACAATGCAATAA
- a CDS encoding gamma-type small acid-soluble spore protein: MSKKQQGYNKATSGASIQSTNASYGTEFATETNVQAVKQANAQSEAKKAQASGAQSANASYGTEFATETDVHAVKKQNAKSAAKQSQSSSSNQ; the protein is encoded by the coding sequence ATGAGTAAAAAACAACAAGGTTATAACAAGGCAACTTCTGGTGCTAGCATTCAAAGTACAAATGCTAGTTATGGTACAGAATTTGCTACTGAAACAAATGTACAAGCAGTAAAACAAGCAAACGCACAATCAGAAGCAAAGAAAGCACAAGCTTCTGGTGCACAAAGTGCAAACGCTAGTTATGGTACAGAATTTGCAACTGAAACAGACGTGCATGCTGTGAAAAAACAAAATGCTAAGTCAGCTGCAAAACAATCACAATCTTCTAGCTCAAATCAGTAA
- a CDS encoding YgaB family protein: MNDFDKLVGEQLETMDELLKLQAHLEKYQQIEMNEKDTCDKKELHFIRQEIYRTEVALKMLHEKFEEQTNSVIQSFATEKMISNLG, from the coding sequence ATGAACGATTTTGATAAGTTGGTAGGGGAGCAATTAGAAACGATGGATGAATTGTTAAAGTTACAAGCACATCTAGAGAAGTATCAACAAATTGAAATGAATGAAAAAGATACGTGCGATAAAAAAGAACTGCATTTTATCCGCCAGGAAATATATAGAACAGAAGTAGCGTTGAAGATGTTACATGAGAAATTTGAAGAGCAAACGAATAGTGTAATTCAATCTTTTGCAACTGAAAAAATGATTTCAAATTTAGGATAA
- the ntdP gene encoding nucleoside tri-diphosphate phosphatase: protein MGFPKEGEKVQIHSYKHNGSIHRMWEETTILKGTQSLVIGANDRTVVTESDGRTWITREPAICYFHANYWFNVIGMLREDGVYYYCNLSSPFAYDPEALKYIDYDLDIKVYPDMTYTLLDEDEYEKHSEIMQYPPVIDTILKRNVAHLTQWIHQRKGPFAPDFVDMWYERYLMYRN from the coding sequence ATGGGATTTCCCAAAGAAGGAGAAAAAGTACAAATACATAGTTATAAACATAATGGCTCCATTCATAGAATGTGGGAAGAAACAACAATTTTAAAAGGGACACAGAGTCTTGTAATCGGAGCGAATGATCGTACAGTAGTTACAGAATCGGATGGCCGAACATGGATTACTCGTGAACCAGCAATTTGCTATTTTCATGCCAACTATTGGTTTAATGTGATTGGGATGCTTAGGGAAGATGGCGTATATTATTATTGTAATTTAAGCTCACCTTTTGCGTATGATCCTGAAGCATTAAAGTATATTGATTATGATTTAGATATTAAAGTATATCCAGATATGACATATACGCTTCTAGATGAAGATGAGTATGAAAAACATAGTGAAATTATGCAGTATCCACCTGTTATTGATACAATTTTAAAACGAAATGTAGCACATTTAACACAGTGGATTCATCAAAGAAAAGGTCCATTTGCACCAGATTTCGTAGATATGTGGTATGAACGATATTTAATGTACAGAAATTAA
- a CDS encoding aromatic acid exporter family protein, which produces MKLGARILKTGIAITLALFACILLQLPSPVFAGISAIFAVQPSVYRSYLTALEQIQANVIGAIFAIAFATAFGHNPFIIGLTCILVIALTLQLRLENTISIALVTVIAIMEYQGEDFFSFALLRFATIMIGIIAASLVNLVFMPPKYETKLYHRIVDNTEEIVKWIRMNSRQASDFTTLKTDIDRMKEKMIKLNHYYLLYKEERSYTKKVKFAKIRKLVLFRQMLATTSRALSTLKSLHRTENELRYMPEEFQESIQNELDSLTHYHEQVLLKFIGKAKKQQSVEMLDEVETGKQELIDIFMEYQNKDDEEAYKTWLHLFPLISSIINYSEEVEHLDLLVDSFYTYHKPEKELQIDDKKEDE; this is translated from the coding sequence ATGAAACTTGGTGCTCGCATTTTAAAAACGGGTATTGCCATCACGTTAGCTTTATTTGCTTGTATTTTACTTCAATTACCGAGTCCGGTATTTGCGGGAATTTCAGCTATCTTTGCTGTTCAACCGTCTGTATACCGTTCTTATTTAACAGCACTTGAACAAATTCAAGCAAATGTAATTGGTGCGATATTTGCTATCGCATTTGCTACTGCTTTTGGACATAATCCTTTTATTATTGGATTAACATGTATATTAGTAATTGCTCTTACATTACAATTACGATTAGAAAACACAATATCAATTGCTTTAGTAACAGTTATCGCCATTATGGAGTATCAAGGCGAAGATTTCTTTAGTTTTGCCTTACTTCGATTTGCGACGATTATGATTGGTATTATTGCGGCTTCACTTGTAAATTTAGTATTTATGCCGCCAAAATATGAAACAAAACTTTATCATCGTATCGTTGATAATACAGAAGAAATTGTAAAATGGATTCGAATGAATAGCAGGCAGGCTTCTGATTTTACAACGCTAAAAACTGATATTGATCGTATGAAAGAAAAAATGATCAAACTAAACCATTACTATTTGCTGTATAAAGAAGAAAGAAGCTACACGAAAAAAGTAAAGTTCGCAAAAATTCGTAAGCTCGTTTTATTCAGACAAATGTTAGCGACAACAAGCCGTGCTTTAAGTACGTTAAAATCATTACACCGTACTGAAAATGAACTGCGCTATATGCCGGAAGAATTTCAGGAATCTATCCAAAACGAACTTGACTCATTAACGCATTATCATGAACAAGTTTTATTAAAATTTATTGGTAAAGCAAAAAAACAACAATCAGTCGAAATGCTTGATGAAGTTGAAACAGGTAAACAAGAATTAATTGATATCTTTATGGAATATCAAAATAAAGACGATGAAGAAGCATATAAAACATGGTTACATCTCTTCCCTCTTATTTCTTCCATCATTAACTATAGTGAAGAAGTAGAGCATTTAGATTTGCTTGTAGATAGCTTCTACACATACCATAAACCAGAAAAAGAACTCCAAATCGATGATAAAAAAGAAGACGAATAA